One genomic region from Vitis riparia cultivar Riparia Gloire de Montpellier isolate 1030 chromosome 17, EGFV_Vit.rip_1.0, whole genome shotgun sequence encodes:
- the LOC117905226 gene encoding UDP-glycosyltransferase 89B2-like: MLTTAAAHVLLYPFYSSGHIIPILDLATKLLSRGLEVTVLVTPSNLPLLDSLLSKYPSSFQSLVLPLPESGPVSAKNLLFNLRAMTGISDDIIQWFHSHPNPPVAIVSDFFLSGTHKIACQLGVSHIVFSPCGVLGLSVGYAVWRDRPKNDEPENHDFMVSFPSIPNSPSYPWWQISMLYRNLEDGDPDKEFFRNCMLDNIASWGLVVNTFTELERVYIEAMKKLMGHNRVWAVGPLLPAPEDDDAKRGGSSAVPSHKVLSWLDQCENDSVVYICFGSRTSLPNQQMVVLAAALEASGVNFIWCVRQQGKGDVESESGVIPEGFEDRVGNRGFVIRGWAPQVRILRHRAVGAFLTHCGWNSTLEGLAAGLVMLTWPMGADQYTNANLLVNEVGVGIRVAEETRRVPDSTELARILSEAVDGSRPEKVRAMELRDAALSAANGGSSDRDLDDLVERLKELKCEKGTNGHVQGHPISGSTVH, translated from the coding sequence ATGTTGACCACCGCCGCTGCTCACGTCCTCCTCTACCCTTTTTATAGTTCAGGCCATATCATCCCCATCCTCGACCTCGCCACTAAATTACTCAGCCGCGGCCTAGAAGTCACCGTTTTGGTTACACCCTCAAATCTCCCCTTACTCGATTCCCTCCTCTCCAAGTACCCTTCTTCTTTTCAAAGCCTGGTTCTTCCCCTACCGGAATCAGGTCCTGTGTCAGCCAAAAATCTCCTGTTTAACTTGCGGGCCATGACTGGAATATCTGATGACATCATCCAGTGGTTCCACTCCCACCCTAATCCGCCTGTGGCCATTGTATCTGATTTTTTCTTGAGTGGGACACACAAAATTGCCTGCCAGCTGGGCGTGTCACATATTGTCTTCTCCCCATGCGGCGTCTTGGGTCTCTCTGTTGGTTATGCCGTGTGGCGCGACCGACCCAAGAATGATGAACCCGAGAACCACGATTTCATGGTTTCCTTTCCTAGCATTCCCAATTCCCCAAGTTACCCATGGTGGCAGATCTCTATGCTGTATCGCAATCTTGAGGATGGAGACCCAGATAAGGAATTTTTTAGGAATTGCATGTTGGACAACATAGCGAGTTGGGGTCTGGTCGTCAACACGTTCACTGAGTTGGAACGAGTTTACATCGAGGCTATGAAGAAACTCATGGGTCACAACCGGGTCTGGGCAGTGGGTCCCTTACTGCCGGCACCTGAGGATGATGATGCAAAACGGGGTGGGTCCAGCGCGGTGCCATCTCATAAGGTGCTATCGTGGCTTGATCAGTGCGAAAATGATTCTGTTGTTTATATATGCTTTGGGAGTCGTACTAGTCTTCCAAATCAGCAAATGGTTGTGTTGGCTGCTGCATTGGAGGCAAGCGGAGTCAATTTTATCTGGTGTGTGAGACAACAGGGAAAAGGGGACGTGGAAAGCGAAAGCGGCGTGATCCCAGAGGGGTTCGAAGATCGTGTGGGCAACAGAGGTTTTGTGATAAGGGGGTGGGCCCCGCAGGTGCGGATACTGAGGCACCGAGCCGTGGGTGCATTCTTGACTCACTGTGGCTGGAATTCCACCCTGGAGGGGCTGGCCGCCGGCTTGGTGATGCTGACGTGGCCAATGGGCGCTGACCAATACACCAATGCTAACTTGTTGGTTAATGAGGTAGGTGTAGGGATCCGAGTTGCTGAGGAGACTCGGAGAGTTCCCGATTCAACTGAGTTGGCTCGGATATTATCAGAGGCAGTGGATGGAAGCAGGCCGGAGAAGGTTCGAGCCATGGAACTACGCGACGCAGCCTTGAGCGCAGCCAATGGAGGCAGCTCTGATAGAGATTTAGACGACTTGGTGGAGCGACTCAAGGAGCTGAAATGTGAAAAGGGCACCAATGGACATGTGCAGGGGCATCCTATTTCTGGGTCCACCGTCCACTAA